The region GGCCAGACCCGCTCGAAGCACTACTCGAAGTTGCGGGTCATGGACTACGACTACGTCGGCTGGAAGACCGGGAGCGTCGGTCTGTACGTGGTGCGCAGCAACCACGAGAAGGCCTCCGGCGGCCCCTTCTACCGCTCCCTCCTGCGTCACCAGAGCGCCGACGGCGGCGGCCTCTACGAGATCCTGTACTACGGCCAGAACCAGACCGAGAACCAGCGCTTCGGCCTCCAGGGCCCCTACGTCATCGCCCTCACGGACGGCGGCGCACCCTCCTCGTCACTGTTCCCGGGGACGCTCACCACCTCGTGGGCCGACTCGCTCGGCATCTCCGGTTACGTCGCCGCGGGCGGCCGGGGTCGGGTCGCGGGCGTCGGGATCACCGGGCGGAACACGGCGTACCCGTACACGGTGGGGATCGCCAACTCGGCCGCGCAGTACTGGGGTTCGGCCCGTGCCGCCGACGGCTACTTCTCCATCGCGGGTGTCCTTCCGGGGACGTACACCCTCACGGTGTTCAAGGGTGAACTCGCCGTCTACACCACCTCGGTGTCGGTGTCGGCCGGGGGCACGACCACCCTGAACTCGATCGCGATCCCGTCCTCGAACGACCCGAGCAACGCGAGCGCGATCTGGCGGATCAACGACTGGAACGGCACCCCGGGCGGCTTCAAGAACGCCGACCTGATGACGTACGCGCATCCGTCGGACGTCCGGGCAGCCGCCTGGACCGGCAACGTGGTGATCGGCAGCGGCTCCGAGACCTCGGGCTTCCCCTGCTACATCTGGAAGGACGTCAACAGCGGTCTGCTGGTCTACTTCAAGCTGACCGCGGCCCAGGCCGCCGCCGCGCACACCCTGCGCATCGGCGTGACGACGGCCTACGCCAACGGCCGCCCGCAGGTCGCCGTCAACACCTGGACGTCGGCCATCCCCACCCCGCCCACCCAGCCGAACACCCGGTCCCTGACCAACGGTTCCTACCGGGGTAACAACAACACGTTCACCTACAACGTGCCGGCGAGCGCCTGGCTCACGGACACAAGTCAGTACAACGTGCTGAAGATCAACGTGGTGAGCGGTTCGGGGACGACCTCCTATCTCAGCGCGGGCACGTCGATCGACGCGCTCGACCTACTCGTCTGAGATCAAGTGCCGCGCGTCCACTGCTGGTTGGTTCCGCCGTTGCAGGTGTACGTGATGACGGCGGCCGAGTCGGCGGTGGACGCGCCGTTCACGTCGAGGCACTTACCACTCGCGCGGGAGACGAGATTGACGTAGGAGCCGGAGGTGGTGAGCGACCACTGCTGGTTGGTGGCCGACGAGCCGCAGTTCTCCTGCGTGACCGTGTCCGCGTTCTCCTGGACGCACAACGAGCTGTTACGGACCATCAGTTGGTAGTAGCCGCCCGCGACGGACTTGAACCAGTACTTCTGGTTGCCGCCGCTGTTGCAGGTGTACTGCTTGACCTGGGCACCCGCCCACAGCGACTGGCTGGTGACATCGGCGCACTTGGACGAGTGGCGGGCGATCAGCGTGTTGTACGTGGCGCTGTTGCCCGTGACCGTCCCGGTGGCGGTGTCGAGGGTGACCTCCGGCGACCAGGACATGGACATCGTGGTCGAGGACGGGAAGCTCAACGGCAGCCAGACGTAACGGGAGTCGTTGACGGTCCCGCCGAAGGAGTTGCCCCAGCGGTCGCCCATGTAGAGGTACGAGGTGCCCGAACTCCCCTGCACGGGAAGGACGTACGCGGCCTGCGAGCCGTACGTCGTCGAGTCACCGACGTTGGTCATGGCGGTCCACGGGCCGGTGATGCTGGTGGCGGTGGCGTACTGCTGCTGGTTGGGGCTCCAGCCGGTGGCCGCCGAAGTCACCATGAAGTAGACCCCGTTGCGCTTGAACAGCGCCGGCGCCTCGCGGTGACCGTTGTGCCAGGGGTCGGCGACCAGTGCGGCGATGCCGGTGTAGTCGGCGGTGAGCCGGTAGATCTGGAGGTCGTAGTTCTCGCGGGCCGCCGAGATCATGTAGCCGGTGCCGTCGGTGTCGACGAAGACCGTGATGTCACGGGACATGTGAACGCCCAGCGGGCGGAAGCTGCCCTGCCAGGTGTAGTCGCCGTCGACCGTGTCGGAGACGGCGACGGCGGCACGGGCCTCGCTGTAGTCGGCGCCGTTCTCCTTGTGCATCCACATCACGTACTTGCCGGTGGCCGCGTTGTAGACGACCTTGGGCCGCTCGATGTTGGC is a window of Streptomyces sp. B21-083 DNA encoding:
- a CDS encoding RICIN domain-containing protein, which translates into the protein MRRVYAVLLALCLALAGALATAGPAQAAAVTITNGTQFTATNGDPVHAHGGGVIKVGSYYYWFGEHRNADNTFQYVDAYRSTDLKTWEFRNHVLTQSSSSELATANIERPKVVYNAATGKYVMWMHKENGADYSEARAAVAVSDTVDGDYTWQGSFRPLGVHMSRDITVFVDTDGTGYMISAARENYDLQIYRLTADYTGIAALVADPWHNGHREAPALFKRNGVYFMVTSAATGWSPNQQQYATATSITGPWTAMTNVGDSTTYGSQAAYVLPVQGSSGTSYLYMGDRWGNSFGGTVNDSRYVWLPLSFPSSTTMSMSWSPEVTLDTATGTVTGNSATYNTLIARHSSKCADVTSQSLWAGAQVKQYTCNSGGNQKYWFKSVAGGYYQLMVRNSSLCVQENADTVTQENCGSSATNQQWSLTTSGSYVNLVSRASGKCLDVNGASTADSAAVITYTCNGGTNQQWTRGT
- a CDS encoding rhamnogalacturonan lyase B N-terminal domain-containing protein — encoded protein: MSAANDRRPGIHLGRRALVLGATATAAGLALPGTAHAATFGYTDDGTNYVIDTGANLVFKVRKSNGDLSSLVYRGTEYQGYGGMNSHIESGLGSSTVTIRQSGSTILVSVTYGTLKHYYAARSGENNVYVWTNKADTSVSATRFILRVKAGLFLNDEPDSYTYTNSTIEASDVFAKSDGQTRSKHYSKLRVMDYDYVGWKTGSVGLYVVRSNHEKASGGPFYRSLLRHQSADGGGLYEILYYGQNQTENQRFGLQGPYVIALTDGGAPSSSLFPGTLTTSWADSLGISGYVAAGGRGRVAGVGITGRNTAYPYTVGIANSAAQYWGSARAADGYFSIAGVLPGTYTLTVFKGELAVYTTSVSVSAGGTTTLNSIAIPSSNDPSNASAIWRINDWNGTPGGFKNADLMTYAHPSDVRAAAWTGNVVIGSGSETSGFPCYIWKDVNSGLLVYFKLTAAQAAAAHTLRIGVTTAYANGRPQVAVNTWTSAIPTPPTQPNTRSLTNGSYRGNNNTFTYNVPASAWLTDTSQYNVLKINVVSGSGTTSYLSAGTSIDALDLLV